A DNA window from Gloeocapsa sp. DLM2.Bin57 contains the following coding sequences:
- a CDS encoding ATPase → MTIPRTICLGFLVVILVGTLLLLLPISTSSGTWNNPITALFTATSAVCVTGLIVVDTGSYYSFWGHLIIILLIQIGGLGYMTTTTFLLLLLRRRCDLRQKMALGESFDRPFLQGSNNLLVSIIATTMIFELTGAILMIFAFRQDYPLREALWLSIFHSVSAWNNAGFSLFADSLTGYQSSILINLMISILVIFGGIGYQVIIEMYVWFFNQFHNKDKARFTFSLNFKVVTSTTIFLLLMGTVGFLLSEYNDPNTLGMLSFPNQLIAAWFQSMTTRTAGFNSIDIGKMTTAGLFLTMALMFVGASPSGTGGGLKTTTLRLIFNATRSVLRGQEEVIMYRREIPYSLILKALAVFFGSMITVTFTTLIIALIENHSHIGFIHILFESISAFATVGLSMGITGELSQLSQLVLILTMYIGRVGVILFMAAILGESRQNVIQYPPENLLVG, encoded by the coding sequence ATGACTATTCCTCGTACTATTTGTTTAGGTTTTTTAGTAGTTATTTTGGTAGGAACTTTGTTGTTATTATTACCAATTTCTACTAGTTCGGGAACATGGAATAACCCTATCACTGCTTTATTTACAGCAACTTCTGCTGTTTGTGTAACTGGATTAATAGTGGTAGATACAGGTAGTTATTATTCATTTTGGGGTCATTTAATTATTATCTTACTAATCCAAATAGGAGGATTAGGTTATATGACTACCACGACTTTTTTGTTACTGTTATTGAGACGTCGTTGTGATTTAAGACAAAAAATGGCTTTAGGGGAATCCTTTGACAGACCATTTTTACAGGGAAGTAATAACTTATTAGTATCTATTATTGCCACAACCATGATTTTTGAGTTAACAGGAGCAATCTTGATGATATTTGCTTTTCGCCAAGATTATCCACTCAGAGAAGCTTTATGGTTGTCTATTTTTCATAGTGTTAGCGCTTGGAATAATGCGGGATTTAGTCTATTTGCTGATAGTTTAACTGGTTATCAATCTTCAATTTTGATTAATCTAATGATTTCTATCTTAGTAATTTTTGGAGGAATTGGTTATCAAGTAATTATTGAGATGTATGTCTGGTTTTTTAATCAGTTTCATAATAAAGATAAAGCCAGATTCACCTTTTCTCTAAATTTTAAGGTAGTTACGAGTACAACAATATTTTTACTCTTAATGGGAACGGTGGGATTTTTACTATCTGAGTATAATGATCCTAATACCCTAGGAATGCTATCTTTTCCCAATCAGTTAATAGCTGCGTGGTTTCAATCCATGACCACAAGAACAGCTGGTTTTAATTCCATAGATATTGGTAAAATGACTACAGCAGGACTGTTTTTAACCATGGCTTTGATGTTTGTAGGTGCTAGTCCTAGTGGTACAGGTGGGGGATTGAAGACAACTACTTTGAGGTTAATTTTTAACGCTACTCGTTCCGTCTTACGAGGACAAGAAGAGGTAATAATGTATCGTCGAGAAATACCCTATTCTCTAATCTTAAAAGCTTTAGCAGTATTTTTTGGCTCAATGATTACGGTGACTTTTACTACTCTGATTATTGCTTTAATAGAAAATCATTCTCATATTGGCTTTATCCACATTTTGTTTGAATCTATCTCAGCTTTTGCTACAGTAGGGCTATCTATGGGGATCACAGGGGAACTTTCTCAATTATCTCAACTAGTTTTAATTTTAACTATGTATATAGGTCGAGTAGGGGTTATACTTTTTATGGCAGCTATTCTGGGTGAGTCTCGTCAGAACGTCATCCAATATCCGCCAGAAAATTTACTCGTAGGTTAA
- a CDS encoding TrkA family potassium uptake protein, with amino-acid sequence MDFNSLKLFNHLRGSSRKQFAVIGLGRFGKAVCQTLYKLGYDVLGTDINEKRVADALNQRIASSAIELDSTDPVALKQAGIFEFDTVIIAIGNYIQESIVTTLNVKEAGVECVVAKASTEIHGKLLKKVGADLVVFPEFDAGKELAHSLTKPAILERFELDPEHSIVEVIVPQEFNGKTLQELEFRRRYGLSVLAIGNGEKFIVNPTPDQRLYQGSAMVVIGSNKSIEKLPI; translated from the coding sequence GTGGATTTTAACTCTCTGAAATTGTTCAATCATTTACGCGGAAGTAGTCGTAAACAATTCGCGGTTATCGGTTTAGGTCGTTTTGGTAAAGCTGTTTGTCAAACTTTATACAAACTAGGTTACGATGTTTTGGGTACAGATATCAATGAGAAAAGAGTAGCAGATGCTCTCAATCAAAGAATAGCCTCAAGTGCTATTGAATTGGATTCAACAGATCCTGTCGCTTTAAAACAAGCGGGAATTTTTGAGTTTGATACGGTAATCATTGCCATTGGTAATTATATCCAAGAAAGCATCGTAACCACTCTTAATGTTAAAGAAGCAGGGGTAGAATGTGTGGTAGCTAAAGCTTCTACAGAAATTCACGGCAAGTTGTTGAAAAAAGTAGGAGCTGATTTAGTCGTCTTTCCTGAATTTGACGCAGGTAAAGAATTAGCTCATAGTTTGACTAAACCTGCGATTTTAGAGCGTTTTGAGTTAGATCCCGAACATAGTATCGTAGAAGTTATTGTCCCACAAGAATTTAACGGTAAAACCTTACAAGAGTTAGAGTTTCGCAGACGTTATGGATTGAGTGTTTTAGCCATTGGTAATGGGGAAAAATTTATTGTTAATCCAACCCCTGATCAACGTCTCTATCAAGGCTCAGCAATGGTGGTAATTGGCTCAAATAAGTCTATTGAAAAGTTACCTATTTGA
- a CDS encoding UMP kinase codes for MNYHRVLLKLSGEALMGDLGYGIDPEIVAGIAEEIAEVVANGIQLVVVVGGGNIFRGMRAAAKGMDRATADYIGMIATVMNAMTLQDALERINVPTRVQTAIAMQEVAEPYIRRRAIRHLDKGRVVIFGAGSGNPFFTTDTTAALRAAEVNAEVIFKATKVDGVYDSDPIVNPNAHRYQSLTYGYVLTHELGVMDSTAIALCKENNIPIVVFNLSVRGNILRAAKGEPVGTIVGGSCEVI; via the coding sequence ATGAATTACCACCGAGTTCTTTTGAAACTAAGCGGTGAAGCCCTTATGGGTGACTTGGGTTACGGGATAGATCCCGAAATAGTAGCAGGAATTGCCGAAGAAATCGCCGAAGTAGTTGCTAACGGTATCCAGTTAGTGGTAGTAGTAGGTGGAGGTAATATCTTTCGGGGGATGAGAGCTGCAGCTAAAGGAATGGATCGCGCTACGGCTGATTATATCGGAATGATCGCTACAGTCATGAATGCTATGACTCTACAGGATGCTCTAGAACGTATAAACGTACCCACTAGAGTTCAAACAGCGATCGCCATGCAGGAAGTCGCCGAACCCTATATCAGACGTCGCGCTATTCGACACCTAGATAAAGGTAGGGTAGTGATTTTTGGTGCTGGCTCTGGTAATCCCTTTTTTACTACTGACACTACTGCGGCTTTAAGAGCAGCGGAAGTAAACGCAGAAGTAATTTTTAAAGCCACTAAAGTAGATGGAGTCTATGACAGCGATCCTATCGTTAATCCTAATGCTCACCGCTATCAGTCTTTAACCTATGGATACGTGTTAACTCACGAGTTAGGTGTAATGGATAGCACAGCGATCGCTCTGTGTAAAGAAAATAATATACCAATCGTTGTTTTTAATCTCTCGGTTCGAGGTAATATCCTACGAGCTGCAAAAGGAGAGCCAGTAGGTACTATTGTAGGAGGTTCATGTGAAGTTATCTGA
- a CDS encoding ribosome recycling factor has protein sequence MKLSDLKNQMQKTIESTQRSFNTIRTGRANASLLDKIMVDYYGAETPLKALANITTPDSTTILIQPYDRGGLSVIEKAISLSDVGLTPNNDGQVIRLNIPPLTTERRKELVKLAGKYAEEGKVAIRNIRRDGVDAVRKQEKNHDLSEDESKDLQEQIQKITNEYISKIDELLSIKEKDITTV, from the coding sequence GTGAAGTTATCTGACCTTAAAAACCAGATGCAAAAGACGATTGAGTCAACTCAACGTTCTTTTAATACTATTCGTACAGGTAGAGCTAATGCTTCTTTGTTAGATAAAATTATGGTAGATTATTACGGAGCTGAAACACCTTTAAAAGCTCTAGCTAATATCACTACTCCTGACTCTACCACAATTTTGATTCAACCTTACGATCGCGGTGGTTTAAGTGTGATTGAAAAAGCGATTTCTCTGTCTGATGTAGGTTTAACCCCTAATAACGATGGTCAAGTAATTCGTCTGAATATTCCCCCTTTAACCACAGAAAGACGTAAGGAATTAGTTAAATTAGCGGGAAAATACGCCGAAGAGGGTAAAGTCGCTATTCGCAACATTCGACGAGATGGTGTTGACGCTGTGCGTAAACAGGAAAAAAATCATGATCTTTCTGAGGATGAGTCCAAAGATTTACAAGAGCAAATTCAAAAAATAACTAATGAATACATCTCTAAAATCGATGAGCTTCTAAGCATCAAGGAAAAAGATATCACTACCGTCTAG
- a CDS encoding DUF3493 domain-containing protein translates to MSNSLDPDKYKRLKAELKTPYKGLRKFVYFSFGVSGLLGALIFFTKLIAGREIGETLPNFALQVGLVALMVWLYRLEK, encoded by the coding sequence ATGTCTAATTCTCTTGATCCAGATAAATACAAACGTCTCAAAGCTGAGTTAAAAACTCCCTATAAAGGGTTAAGAAAGTTTGTCTATTTTAGCTTTGGGGTTTCCGGTTTACTAGGTGCTTTGATTTTTTTCACTAAACTAATTGCGGGGCGAGAAATTGGTGAGACTTTACCTAATTTTGCTCTACAAGTTGGGTTAGTCGCGCTAATGGTTTGGTTATATCGTTTAGAAAAGTAA
- a CDS encoding FkbM family methyltransferase, with protein MSFSKILKKLLKQCGYTICRNSDLPFGWNLQQDINRISPDLKIKTIFDIGANKGQTTLKYRQIFNEADIYSFEPVKASFAQLQQNTKLLSQIFCFNLALGANNGQEEILAEGTSGSNSINNKCRTGSLETIEIITLDNFLLEREQAITQIDLLKIDTEGFELKVLEGAKSSLQDGKILYIFIEVTFRPEDTQHTQFIDIYHLLQKYDFNLIALYDCYPYWGGGNAIDYANALFKRWEKGKNLQLWQ; from the coding sequence ATGAGTTTTAGTAAAATTCTCAAAAAGTTACTTAAACAATGTGGATATACTATTTGTCGCAATAGTGATCTACCTTTTGGTTGGAATCTACAACAGGATATTAACAGAATTTCTCCTGATTTAAAGATTAAGACGATTTTTGATATAGGTGCAAATAAAGGACAAACAACCTTAAAATATCGCCAAATCTTTAATGAAGCTGATATCTATTCTTTTGAACCAGTTAAAGCAAGTTTTGCTCAATTACAGCAAAATACTAAATTATTATCTCAGATTTTTTGTTTTAATTTAGCGTTAGGAGCAAATAATGGTCAAGAAGAAATTTTAGCCGAAGGAACATCTGGCTCAAATTCAATTAATAACAAGTGTAGAACGGGATCTTTAGAAACAATTGAAATAATCACTTTAGATAATTTTCTCTTAGAAAGGGAACAAGCAATTACTCAAATTGATTTACTTAAAATTGATACCGAAGGATTTGAACTTAAAGTTCTCGAAGGTGCAAAATCCAGTTTACAAGATGGTAAAATATTATATATCTTTATTGAAGTCACTTTTCGCCCTGAAGATACTCAGCATACTCAATTTATTGATATATATCATCTTTTACAAAAGTATGATTTCAATTTGATTGCTCTTTATGATTGTTATCCCTATTGGGGTGGAGGTAACGCCATTGATTATGCAAACGCATTATTTAAGCGTTGGGAAAAGGGTAAAAATTTACAACTATGGCAATAA
- the glgB gene encoding 1,4-alpha-glucan branching enzyme, with the protein MSPTVTYEQVAQIVNNLHQDPFEILGSHPLEENGQVKSWVVRAYLPKAETAFVVCPELRKEYPMTAVHHPQFFECVIHTQELNNYQIRIKQGEHERVTYDPYAFSSAKLTDFDIHLFAEGNHHRIYEKLGAHLMEIGGVKGVYFAVWAPNARNVSILGDFNSWDGREHQMRKRGNGIWELFIPNLVIGECYKYEIKNYEGHIYEKSDPYGFAQEVRPKTASIVVDLDSYKWNDQDWMETRRHNDPLTQPISVYELHLGSWLHASSAEKTKLLSGESEPVIVADLKPDARFLSYYELAEKLIPYVKELGYTHIELLPIAEHPYDGSWGYQVTGYYASTSRYGNPEDFMYFVDQCHQQGIGVIVDWVPGHFPKDGHGLAFFDGTHLYEYADSRKGEHKEWGTLVFNYGRNEVRNFLVANALFWFDKYHIDGIRVDAVASMLYLDYQRKHGEWVTNQYGGRENLEAADFLRQVNNLIFSYFPGIVSIAEESTAWPMVSWPTYVGGLGFNLKWNMGWMHDMLDYFSMDPWFRQFHQNNITFSMWYNHSENYMLALSHDEIVHGKSNMIGKMPGDEWQKFANVRCLFSYMFTHPGKKTMFMSMEFAQWSEWNVWGDLEWHLLQYTPHQQLKEFFASLNRLYKSQPALYTGDFVKEGFQWIDCSDNRHSVVSFIRRDKDSDDFVVVVCNFTPQPHSHYRVGVPVAGFYTELFNSDAKEYGGSNMGNLGGKWTDEWSFHNYPQSLDLCLPPLGVLVLKLDTSDQK; encoded by the coding sequence ATGTCTCCTACAGTTACTTATGAACAGGTTGCGCAAATTGTCAACAACTTGCATCAAGATCCCTTTGAAATATTAGGTAGTCATCCTCTAGAAGAAAACGGTCAAGTCAAAAGTTGGGTAGTAAGAGCTTATCTTCCCAAAGCTGAGACTGCTTTTGTTGTCTGTCCCGAGTTACGTAAAGAATACCCGATGACTGCGGTACATCATCCCCAATTTTTTGAATGTGTGATTCACACTCAGGAACTAAATAATTATCAGATTAGAATTAAGCAAGGAGAGCATGAAAGAGTAACATATGATCCATACGCGTTTAGCTCAGCCAAATTAACCGATTTTGATATACATTTATTTGCTGAAGGGAATCACCATAGAATCTACGAAAAACTAGGGGCCCACCTTATGGAAATAGGAGGAGTAAAAGGGGTTTACTTCGCTGTTTGGGCGCCTAATGCGCGTAACGTATCTATCCTAGGGGATTTTAATAGTTGGGATGGTAGAGAACACCAAATGCGTAAAAGAGGTAATGGTATTTGGGAATTATTTATTCCTAATCTAGTTATAGGTGAGTGTTACAAATACGAAATTAAAAACTACGAAGGTCATATTTACGAAAAATCAGATCCCTATGGTTTTGCTCAAGAAGTACGTCCTAAAACAGCCTCAATTGTGGTTGACTTAGATAGCTATAAATGGAATGACCAAGACTGGATGGAAACAAGACGTCATAATGATCCTTTAACCCAACCTATCTCAGTGTATGAATTACATCTAGGGTCATGGTTACACGCTTCTTCCGCTGAAAAAACCAAGTTATTAAGTGGAGAAAGTGAACCTGTCATTGTGGCTGATTTAAAACCAGATGCGCGTTTTCTGAGTTATTACGAACTAGCCGAAAAACTAATTCCCTACGTCAAAGAACTTGGCTACACTCATATAGAATTACTCCCCATAGCAGAACATCCCTATGATGGTTCTTGGGGTTATCAAGTTACTGGTTATTATGCCTCAACATCTCGTTATGGTAACCCTGAAGATTTTATGTACTTTGTGGATCAATGTCATCAACAAGGAATCGGTGTGATCGTAGATTGGGTACCTGGTCATTTTCCTAAAGATGGTCACGGGTTAGCCTTTTTTGATGGGACTCACCTTTACGAATACGCAGACTCACGCAAAGGGGAGCATAAAGAGTGGGGGACTTTGGTATTCAACTATGGACGTAACGAGGTACGTAACTTTTTAGTCGCTAATGCTCTTTTTTGGTTTGATAAATATCATATCGATGGAATTAGAGTGGATGCAGTTGCCTCTATGTTGTACCTAGACTATCAACGTAAACATGGTGAATGGGTTACTAATCAATACGGTGGTAGAGAAAACCTCGAAGCTGCTGACTTCCTCAGACAAGTTAATAACCTGATTTTTAGTTATTTCCCTGGAATCGTCTCTATAGCTGAAGAGTCAACCGCTTGGCCCATGGTTTCTTGGCCCACTTATGTAGGTGGTTTAGGTTTTAACCTGAAATGGAATATGGGTTGGATGCACGATATGCTAGATTACTTTAGCATGGACCCTTGGTTTCGCCAATTCCATCAAAACAATATTACCTTTAGTATGTGGTATAACCATAGCGAAAACTATATGTTAGCTCTTTCTCATGACGAGATTGTACATGGTAAGAGTAACATGATTGGCAAAATGCCTGGGGATGAATGGCAAAAATTTGCTAATGTTCGTTGTTTGTTTAGCTATATGTTTACTCACCCAGGTAAGAAAACCATGTTTATGAGTATGGAATTCGCCCAATGGAGTGAGTGGAATGTCTGGGGTGATTTAGAATGGCATTTATTGCAATATACTCCTCACCAACAGTTAAAAGAGTTTTTCGCTAGTCTCAATCGTTTATATAAGAGTCAACCTGCTTTATATACAGGTGATTTTGTTAAAGAAGGTTTCCAATGGATCGATTGTAGTGATAATCGTCATAGTGTGGTATCTTTTATCCGTCGCGACAAAGATTCTGATGATTTTGTGGTGGTGGTTTGTAACTTTACTCCTCAACCCCATAGTCATTATCGTGTAGGTGTACCAGTAGCAGGATTCTACACAGAGTTATTCAATAGTGATGCTAAAGAATATGGAGGTAGTAATATGGGTAATCTAGGGGGTAAGTGGACAGATGAATGGTCATTTCATAATTATCCTCAGTCTCTAGATTTGTGTTTACCTCCTTTAGGAGTGTTGGTACTCAAATTGGATACTAGCGATCAAAAGTAA
- a CDS encoding iron-sulfur cluster assembly accessory protein: MTQTTQAQQSGIQLSENALKHLLMLKEQQGNHDLCLRVGVRQGGCSGMSYMMDFEDLSQVRENDKVFDYEGFKIICDPKSLLYLYGLVLDYSNALIGGGFQFTNPNAAQTCGCGKSFGV; encoded by the coding sequence ATGACACAAACAACTCAAGCTCAACAATCAGGTATTCAACTCTCAGAAAACGCTCTCAAACATCTATTAATGTTAAAAGAACAACAAGGTAATCACGACCTCTGCTTGCGTGTAGGTGTGCGTCAAGGTGGTTGCTCGGGAATGTCCTATATGATGGATTTTGAAGATCTCAGTCAAGTTCGCGAAAATGACAAAGTCTTTGATTACGAAGGGTTTAAAATAATTTGTGATCCTAAAAGTCTTCTTTATCTCTATGGACTAGTGCTAGATTATAGTAACGCTCTCATTGGTGGAGGTTTCCAATTTACTAATCCTAACGCAGCTCAAACCTGTGGTTGTGGTAAGTCTTTTGGTGTTTAA
- a CDS encoding Uma2 family endonuclease gives MVTQPLRETPSLIPPQITTLPDHTQLPDNDDNFVKNFQEHPQSILLTETINPILQKIHPDRYYCIGQDSGIYWRLTEPVNRGVVAPDWFYVPNVPPSLDGKLRRSYVMWQEMVSPLIVIEFVSGDGSEERDKTPWRGKFWLYEQIIHAGYYAIYEVESASVEVYQSVANSYQLVSPNERGHYPMPEMGVELGIWQGMYQNVDLPWLRWWDSQGNLLLNGDERAEQEKQRADKLAAKLKELGIEFEEM, from the coding sequence ATGGTCACTCAACCTTTAAGAGAAACCCCTTCTCTTATTCCTCCTCAAATTACCACTTTACCAGATCACACTCAATTACCTGATAATGATGATAACTTTGTGAAAAATTTTCAAGAACACCCTCAGAGTATCTTACTTACCGAAACTATCAACCCGATTCTGCAAAAAATACATCCAGACCGTTATTATTGTATTGGTCAAGATAGTGGTATTTATTGGCGACTTACTGAACCTGTTAACCGAGGTGTAGTAGCACCAGACTGGTTTTATGTTCCCAATGTTCCCCCTAGTTTAGACGGAAAACTGCGTCGTTCTTATGTTATGTGGCAAGAGATGGTCTCCCCTCTGATTGTGATCGAATTTGTCTCAGGGGATGGTAGTGAAGAAAGAGATAAAACCCCTTGGCGAGGGAAATTTTGGCTTTATGAACAGATTATTCACGCCGGTTATTATGCTATTTATGAGGTAGAATCGGCAAGTGTGGAAGTATATCAATCAGTAGCAAATAGTTATCAGTTAGTAAGTCCCAATGAAAGAGGACATTACCCTATGCCAGAAATGGGGGTAGAATTGGGAATTTGGCAAGGAATGTATCAAAATGTGGATTTACCCTGGTTGCGTTGGTGGGATAGTCAAGGTAATTTACTCTTAAATGGGGATGAACGCGCTGAACAGGAAAAACAACGCGCCGATAAATTAGCAGCTAAATTAAAAGAATTAGGAATTGAATTCGAGGAAATGTAA
- the menD gene encoding 2-succinyl-5-enolpyruvyl-6-hydroxy-3-cyclohexene-1-carboxylic-acid synthase codes for MLTPDNLNHHWATIMVTTLSKLGLKIAVISPGSRSTPLTLALARDKSIETLVVLDERSAAFLALGMAKRQQIPVALICTSGTAGANFYPAIIEAKYSQVPLLVLTADRPKELQDCHAGQTIDQVRLYSNYPNWQTELAIPQADLFLYSYLRETLVQAWRRCLLPTPGVVHLNCPFREPLTPVSLNSSPELPADFWQNLSGDQQLPPRTFSLPSDWLNCEEGIIIAGLATPSNPQGYCQAIARLSRCLGWVVLAEALSPLRNYAGINPYLISTYDFLLRSPDLAQKLTPKLVIQLGELPTSKILRQWLTQTAATRWIISSSGENFDPLHGKTIYLSGEITELSIPTTVKSDSAYRQLWCNNEKKAREYLDNSLASEQGFFEGKASWLLSQHLPPKTPIFLASSMSVRYAEFFWKPGDREIIPYFNRGANGIDGTLSTALGMAYGQQSAILLTGDLALLHDTNGFLFSNKFKGHLTIVLINNQGGGIFNHLPIAQFTDYFAEFFATPQAIDFGTLCQTYQVQHHLITSWSEFINLLNPLPCEGIRVLELNCDRFLDSLWLALRVKSELLETDIFGNSTL; via the coding sequence ATGTTAACTCCTGACAATCTTAACCACCATTGGGCAACAATTATGGTGACAACCCTGAGTAAATTAGGGCTAAAAATCGCTGTAATTAGTCCTGGATCTCGTTCCACCCCTTTGACTCTGGCTTTAGCTAGGGATAAAAGTATAGAAACACTTGTAGTGCTTGACGAACGTTCCGCGGCTTTTTTGGCTTTAGGAATGGCTAAACGCCAACAAATACCCGTAGCATTAATATGTACTTCAGGAACAGCAGGAGCTAATTTTTATCCCGCTATTATCGAAGCTAAGTATAGTCAAGTACCCCTATTAGTCTTAACCGCCGATCGCCCTAAAGAGTTACAAGATTGTCATGCAGGTCAAACTATCGACCAAGTTAGATTATATAGTAATTATCCCAATTGGCAAACAGAATTAGCCATCCCCCAAGCCGATTTATTCTTATATAGTTATCTACGAGAAACTCTGGTACAAGCTTGGCGACGTTGTCTGTTACCTACTCCTGGAGTAGTTCATCTCAATTGTCCATTTCGTGAACCTTTAACCCCTGTAAGTCTAAATAGTTCCCCAGAATTACCCGCGGATTTTTGGCAGAATCTCTCAGGTGATCAACAATTACCCCCGAGAACATTTTCTCTCCCCTCAGATTGGCTGAATTGTGAAGAAGGAATCATTATCGCAGGTTTAGCGACACCTTCTAACCCCCAAGGATATTGTCAGGCGATCGCTCGTTTATCTCGTTGTTTAGGTTGGGTAGTTTTAGCAGAAGCTTTATCACCTTTACGCAATTATGCAGGGATTAACCCCTATTTAATTTCTACCTATGATTTTCTCTTACGTTCCCCCGATTTAGCCCAAAAACTCACCCCTAAGCTAGTTATTCAATTAGGAGAACTTCCTACTAGTAAAATCTTACGTCAATGGTTAACTCAAACAGCAGCTACGCGCTGGATAATCAGTAGCAGTGGTGAAAATTTCGATCCTCTCCATGGTAAGACTATTTATCTTTCAGGGGAGATTACGGAATTATCCATACCAACAACAGTAAAATCTGACTCTGCTTATAGACAATTATGGTGTAATAATGAAAAGAAAGCTAGAGAATATCTAGATAACAGTTTAGCTAGTGAACAGGGATTTTTTGAAGGTAAAGCATCTTGGTTACTATCTCAACACTTACCACCAAAAACCCCCATTTTCCTAGCTAGCAGTATGTCTGTTCGTTATGCGGAATTCTTCTGGAAACCAGGAGATAGAGAAATTATACCCTATTTTAACCGTGGTGCTAATGGTATCGATGGTACTTTAAGTACCGCTTTAGGGATGGCTTATGGTCAACAAAGTGCTATTTTACTCACAGGAGATTTAGCCTTATTACACGATACCAATGGTTTTTTATTTAGCAATAAATTTAAAGGTCATTTAACCATTGTACTGATTAATAATCAAGGAGGAGGTATTTTTAATCACTTACCTATTGCTCAATTTACCGATTATTTTGCAGAATTTTTCGCTACTCCCCAAGCTATAGATTTTGGGACTTTATGTCAAACCTATCAAGTTCAACACCATTTGATTACTAGTTGGTCAGAGTTTATTAACTTATTAAATCCCCTTCCCTGTGAAGGTATTCGTGTTTTAGAATTAAACTGCGATCGCTTTTTAGATAGTCTTTGGTTAGCTTTAAGAGTTAAGTCTGAGTTGTTAGAAACTGATATTTTCGGTAATAGCACCCTTTAA